Part of the Zhongshania aliphaticivorans genome, GCTTCAATGTCACCTTACGAGATTGTTCAGCCAGGTGGCAGTGTAGAGCATTGGAATGAAGAGTCTGGTGAGCTATGGATGCGTCGCCTACGGGAAACCTATGAAAAAGTCGCGTGGTTAAATCCCGTCCCGCCGCAGGATTGGAATTGGACGCAGTCGATTAAATTGGTTGAGCAACAGATGGAAGGTCATATGTACCCTATGACTCTTGGTGGTCTGGAGCAGGCAATGGCTTATTTGGCAAAATAAGCCATTGCCATTGGTTTAGCGGCCCAAGAAAGCTATAAGAGCGGCCGTAATGGCGACATTTAGGGACTCAACGCCGTTGTGCATTGGTATTTTCAACATGGTGTCGCAATTCGCCGTTATCGCTTTACTTACACCGTCTGTTTCATTGCCCAAGATGTATATTTGGCTTTGATTTGAATCATTGTCAAATATCGACTGTTTTGCGTGAGAAGATAGGCCGTAAAGCGCTGCGCCGTCAGCCTGCATTCTCAATAACTCCTGAGCTAGATTTTCACAATAGAATAAAGGGGCGCGAAAAAGTGTTCCAGCGCTAGCTTTGATCACCAGGGCGTTTAAAGGCGCACCGCCTTTTCGGGGCAAGATGATACCGTCAATACCGCTTGCCGCAACAGTTCGAATAATCATGCCCATATTTTGCGGATTAGTAATTCTATCTAATGCTATATAGCGTCGTTTGTTATTGCTTAGTTCAGTTTTCGTTATCGTAGAGGTGGGCTGGTAGGCGCTGAGTTGTAAGTCTGCGGCGATGCCTTGGTCTTGTTTACCGTTTTTTGAAATGCGTGATAGGGCTTTGCGATCATGTATTTCAATGTCGATTTGACGTTGTTCGGCGAGTGTTTTTATTTCGCGAATAATCCCGTCTTCTCTGTTACTACTTGCAAGATGTAATTTATAAATAAGTATGGCGGGGTCTTGCAGTGCTTCTAGGACCGGTTTGCGACCATATATTGTTAATAGCTGGTCAAAAAAAGCTTTGCGTTGCTGGTATTGAGAGTCGCTCATTGAGGTTTTTTTGCCTTTTCGAGATAGCGTTATAGCTTATATGCCCTTTGTGTGAAAACAAGCGTGTTTAAGGGCGTGTTGCGATGGTGAGAAGTGAGATTACATTATTAGCTGGGTTTGTTTATACATGTAAGCCTGCGTTTGGCCATTGTACTTAATAATAGTGTCCTAAGTGGCAGTTTTCGTCGGTCGAATTTTTTATCCTGTGATGGGTATATCAAATAAAAGCTACTCCTTAATGTGTTTTTTGTTTGGTCTTACATAAGTCTCGCATCTTTTTGGTGCTCTTGCTTTATATTTGGGCATGATTATTGCTTATTTATTGTGCGTTTTATTTTCAGGGTTCACCATGTCACTGCTGTGATGGTAAAGAGCTTCATAATAAATAACGTTCTAATTAGATAAAATTGTTATAAATCAGAGTATTGAGGGGATTTGTTGTCCTCTTCGTATATTAGGTTTGCTTCATTTTATTTTTTAAGTGCCTTTAAGTGGGGCGTAATTGAATGCGCTTAGTTACTTTGTGGTGCACATATGATTTGTTTGGAGATGTTTTTTGATGAAAACCGTTAAATTATGGCGGCCGGTTCACGGTATATCAGTTTTAATGTTATTGCTTGCCCCGCAATGGGGATTTTCGGCTGAGATTGATGGCGCGAATACAGCGTGGGTATTGACATCAACAGCCTTGGTTTTATTTATGACTTTACCGGGCCTAGCATTGTTTTATGGTGGCTTGGTGCGTAGTAAAAACGTACTTAGCGTCTTGATGCAGTGTTTTAGTATTACGTGTTTGGCATCTCTGCTGTGGGTCGCGCTGGGCTATACCATGGCATTTTCCGAGGGAACTGCTTTTGTTGGTGGGTTGAGTAAAGCCTTTTTAGCAGGGGTAACGGAGTCGAGTGTCAGCGGTGACATTCCAGAAACAATATTTATTATGTTTCAGATGACCTTTGCGATTATTACGCCAGCACTTATTGTTGGTGGATTTGCTGAGCGTATACGATTTTCTGCCGTTATGGTGTTTTCAGCACTGTGGCTATTGGCTGTTTACGCGCCGGTTACCCATTGGGTCTGGGGTGGTGGATGGTTGGCAGAGATGGGCTTGCTGGACTTTGCCGGTGGCACGGTAGTGCATATTACAGCCGGTGTAGCTGCGTTGGTGGCGGCCTTGGTATTAGGCAAACGGCAGGGTTTTGGTCAAATGGCGTTGCCGCCACATAACTTAACCATGACGTTTATTGGTGCGGGTATGCTTTGGGTGGGATGGTTCGGTTTTAATGCCGGAAGTGCGCTTGCAGCTAATGGCGACGCTGGCATGGCAATGTTGGTGACTCACCTCTCTGCGGCGGTTGGCTGTTTAACGTGGTCGTTTATTGAGTGGGTGCGCTATGGTAAACCAAGTGCTTTGGGTGCGGTAACTGGTATGGTCGCTGGCTTGGGGACGATCACGCCGGCATCGGGTTATGTTGGCCCTGCAGGTGCAATGGTAATCGGTTTAAGTGCCGGTGTAGTGTGTTTTTACTGTACTTTGTGGATTAAGCAGGTCTTTAAAATTGATGACTCATTAGATGTTTTTCCCGTCCACGGTGTCGGTGGTATATTGGGGACTTTTATGGCGGGTATTTTTGCCAGCAGTGAACTAGGCATTTTTAGCGGCCAAGGGCTTGCCGAAGGCGTGACAATTGCTTCCCAGCTTAAGGTGCAACTCATTGGCATTGGGGCAACGTTTGCGTACACAGCCGTAGTCAGTTGGGTTCTATTTATGGTGATAGATAAATTTATAGGCTTGCGGGTTTCATCAGATGAAGAAGCGCAGGGCTTGGATATTACTTGTCACAACGAAGTAGGCTACGATTTATAGTAATCTGCCGTTAAGCCCTCGTACTCCGTGTGCTGAGGGCTTTGTTAAATCGTTACGTGTTGTTGGCATCAATAATATTGGTCTGCTCTCATATACAAGATGATTTGGATTGTGACGACTATGTCTTTGTACCTGATGGAGATTGGATGAAGGAGTTTAGGCTTTACGGCACATCTGCTTGCCATTTATGTGAGTTGGCAGAGGCTATATTAGCCCAGCTACTTGTGGAGCAAACTCATTGGCAAATAGAGCTTATCGACATTGCCGATGACGACGCCACTCTTGAAAAATATGCGGATACAATCCCTCTTTTGAAGCGTTTTGATGGCAACGTCTTGTGCTGGCCTTTTGATACCTCTAGCGTCATGCAATTTGCTGAGGAAACCTAAATGGCGCTGACCGTTACTTCATTATGGCGCTATCCCGTAAAATCTATGGTTGGTGAGTCTCTTGCTCGTCTTGAGGTGAATAAGTGGGGACCGAATTTAGATCGGCGATGGATGCTTGTAGACACTCGTCATCGTTTTGTGAGCCAACGGCAGCTTCCGATGATGAGCAGGTTGTCGGCATTGCTAACTGAGCGTGGGGTGAGAATACAATTAGTGAGCGACCCTGGGCATGGTATAGATGTAGCTCAACCTACTGATGGCCAGTGTTATGACGTGTCAGTGTGGTCTGATACCTGCTCCGCAATAGATGCAGGTGATGCTCCGGCAGCTTGGCTGAGCGATGTACTAGGGCAATCAGTTCGACTATGTTTTATGCCTGATGATTATCTTCGTCAAGTCGATACAGCATTTGCTCCTATTGGTGCACAAGTTAGTTTTGCAGATGGCTTCCCGTTTTTATTATGCTCTACAGCGTCTTTGGCTGCCTTGTCTAAATCGCTGGGGCGAACCCTTGAGATGGAGCGCTTTAGACCAAATATTGTGGTAACTGGTAGTGAGGCTTTTGCTGAAGATGCTTGGCGACGCTTAAGGATCGGTGACGTTGAATTCGACCTTGTAAAACCCTGTGCGCGGTGCGCGATACCTACGATTAATTTAGATAATGGTGTGCGAGAGCCCGATGTATTTAGAATGCTGCGGCGTGAGCGAACACGAGATGGGCAGGTGTTTTTTGGCCAAAATTTACTTCATCGTGGTGACGGAAGCATTACTCTTGGCCAAGAGGTGGAAATTTTAAAATAACAATTTACTAACTAAGGCAGGCGCCTATACACCTGCCTTTTTCGGTATTAATTTTTTTGTGCAGTGGCTGCGTTGGCCGGCCCAATTATGCGTTCATGACTTGCAAGTAGGGGGCGGTCCAGCTTTAGTTTGTCGGCGTAGATAACACTGAAAGCCAGAACGTTTTTGATGTACTCACGGGTTTCGCCGTAGGGTAAATTCTCTATCCAAATGTCAGCAGGCAGATCACCTTTTTGACGAAGTAAGACGCGTTCGACTCTTGTTGGACCAGCATTGTAGGCAGCTGTTGCAAGTATTCGGTTTCCGCCAAACTGTTCTTGCAGTTGACCCAGATAGAAACCGCCCATAGCAATATTTTTCTCTGGGGTTACCAAGTCAGCAGTGCGGGGCTTAGCTATTCCCATTTGTCTTGCCACGGTGCGGGCAGTGCCTGGCATCAGTTGCATTATGCCGCGAGCACCCACAGATGAGTTGGCGCTTGGTGAGAACGCACTTTCCTGGCGAGCAATGGCGTAAATCCATTTAAGTTCGATGTTTTCACGCTTTGCTATTTCGCTAAACGTGTTTTTGTAGGGTGTTGGAAAGCGCAGGGTGAGATCGTCCCACTCGCCGGCTCGAATAGCCGTCATAATGGATTGATGTGACCAGCCCCAATTTAAAGCAAGTTGTGCGGCGGCAACTTTCTCTGTTGTGTTCAAGCTGCGCATGCCGTAATTCCATTCAAGGGTGGCGGTAAAGTGCTCACCCAGTAAATACAGCTCACGGGCGCGAATGATCGCGCTATGCTGTTTGATTTCCTCAAGAAGGCTGGCGTCGACAGTTCGAGTTGATGCCAGCTGATAATCTTCGTTAAGAATGTCGGCAGCCAAAAAACTATAGTAGCCTCGCTCAGCGGCAAGCTGTTGTAATACCAATTGGGTGCTTACGCTCAATTCACCATTAAGCTCAATGTCGGCACGTGCCCACCAGTATCGCCAATCCGCTTTTTCGCGTTTTTCAGGGGGAAGGAACGGAATTGTTTTTTGAACGGCGATCCAGTCACGATCCTTTAAAGCCAGCCTAATGCGCCACTCAGTGAGATAGGGGTCTTCGTGGTTTGGATCGGTGGCTGTAATCCAGTCGCGGGTGTAGTCGGCATCACTCGCGATGGTTTGCCTTGCCATACTATCGCGAAGCGCATAATTTTGTGCTGCAGTGAAATGGAGGTTGTGCTCAAGCTGGTGCCATAGGGTGTTAGTTTTTTCAAAATCACCACGAGCTAGGCGCTTTAATGTATGTACTGCGACTTCTTGACTAAGCCCAGAAGGGGGTAAGTTTGAGCCAATCTGATGGAGGCGTGCGGGCTTGCGCAGCAGCTCTATGTATTGATCTGACCCTGTGACTTTACCCAGTAAATAGCGCGCCATATCAGTTTGGCCTTTTTTGAGGGCCAGTTCAGCGCGAATGATATATTGATTTTCTTTTTGCGTTTGGGTCAGTCTAGCCATCCACTGGCTAATAGGAGGGTCACATTCTTTGGGCAGTGAATAGGGCGTTTGCCATGTTTTGGCAATAACCGCGTCGGCTTCAGCGTGGTCGCCGATTTGACGTAAGGCGTAAGCATAAAGGCAGCTACCGGTTTTTGAAGAATTCTTTTTATAGTAGTGAACATAGCGGGGCCAGTCGCGGCTGCGTCGTAATTTATTTAACCAAGAGATGCGAAGGCGCTGGCCTACGATGGTATCGCCATATTGTTGTAGATAAACGTCAATGGTCTGTGGCGATACATTGTTAATTTGAGCCTTGATTAATTCGAGCTCTAAATAAGGGAGTAAAGGGTAGTTATTTAGCTTTGGGATGAGCTTTTCTGCATTGGCAAGTCGGCCACGGCTGATTTCCGTAATGGCTTCACGGTATAATAGGCGGCTTTCATCAAGACTAAGATCGGCATGTGCTTGCGATATTAGTGTAGATAGAGCGATAAAAAATGTAATGAGGCGTTTCATATCCCTGCAGCCCTGTAGAACATCGTGAATTTCCTTAAGTAAATAACCGAACGAACCAACTCTTTAGATTAGTCAGCATAATGCTGCTTACACACTGGATCAAATATATGCCTTTGTTACGCGCGACACAATTACAGCACAGTATTGGACAACAGATTGTGCTGGATAACGCAGAATTGCAATTAGAGGCTGGGGATCGTGTCTGTTTATTGGGCCGAAATGGCTGCGGCAAGTCAACATTGCTACGAATTGTTGATGGCAATACAACCGTGGATTCAGGTGATATATGGCGTCAACCTGGGGTGAAAGTCGCGAGAATGGAGCAAACCTTAGACTTTGCCTCTCCAGAAGAAACAATTTACGACGTAGTTGCCGATGGTTTGGCCGGTTTGGGTAAGACCCTGCGCCGTTATCATGAATTAATTAGCTCAGATATGGGTGATAAAGAGTTAAATGAGCTCGAAAAATTACAACGTGAGATTGAAGTTAACGATGGATGGTTATTCCAACAGCGTATAGAAAATATTTTATCTCGGCTTGAGTTGGACGCAGATGCAACAGTTGCCAGCTTATCTGGCGGCTGGCGTCGCCGTGTCGCCTTGGCGCGGGCTCTGGTGTGTGAGCCAGATATTTTATTACTAGATGAGCCCACTAACCATTTGGATTTGGATGGTATTTTGTGGCTAGAACAGTGTGTTATGTCTTTTCAAGGTTGCGTGTTATTTGTTACCCACGATAGGGCGTTAATTGAAAAATTAGCTACGCGAATCATAGAGTTGGATAGAGGAATACTGACAAACTACGATACAAATTACGTTCGATACCTTGAATTAAAAGAGCATGCTTTAGAGGTCGAAGCTGAACAAAACGCCCTTTTTGATAAGCGTTTGGCACAAGAAGAAGTGTGGATTCGACAAGGCATAAAGGCGCGAAGAACCCGTAACGAAGGCCGAGTAAGGGCGCTAGAAAAAATGCGCAGTGAGCGTTCTCAACGACGCGTAATTACCGGCTCGGCTAGCCTCAGTGTTAATCAGGGTGATAAAACAGGCAAGGTCGTTGCAGAGCTTACCGAGGTGAGCTTCGAAGTGCCGGGTAAGTTATTGGTCGATAAGCTTTCCTTATTAATTTGTCGTGGCGATAAATTAGCATTAATTGGTCCAAATGGTGCGGGTAAAACCACATTACTTCGACTCATTCTCGGTGAGCTGGCCCCACAGGCAGGAACGGTAAAGGCGGGTACGAAATTACAGGTGGCGTATTTCGATCAGTTACGTGACCGCTTAGATGAAGATAAACGAGTTGTCGACATTGTTGGTCAAGGTCGTGACTCGGTCACGATTAATGGTAAAGACCGGCATATCATGAGTTATCTTGGCGATTTTTTATTCACGCCAGAACGTGCCCGCAGCCACTTTGGGGTGTTATCCGGTGGTGAGCGTGCTCGTGTTCAGCTTGCATGTTTATTCAGTCAGCCTGCTAATGTATTGGTAATGGATGAACCTACAAATGACCTAGATATGGAAACCCTGGAGTTGCTAGAGAGTCTGCTGGTTGAATTTACTGGTACCGTGTTACTGGTCAGTCATGATCGTTCTTTTGTAGATAGTGTTGCTAGCAGTTGCTTGTTATTTGAGGGTAATGGCCAGATTAGCGAACACGTAGGTGGCTATACCGAGGTATCTAATTATATGGCGCGCACTGCTGCTCAGCAAAAAAGCGCGACGGCAAGTAAAGCTGCTGCACCGGTAACATCAACCATAGAGGCGAAGCCAGCTCTTAAGGGAAAAAAGTTAAGTTACAAGGACCAGCGAGAGCTCGATGGCTTGCCTGCAAAAATTGAAAAGCTAGAGGCTGAAATTGCGGAGTTAGGGGAGCTTGCTGGCGCTCCTGAATTTTATCAGCAAGATGCTGAGAAAGTGACTAAACATCTTGATCAACTAGCAAATGTCCAGCGTGAGCTGGACGAATGTATGGACCGCTGGCTTGAGCTAGCAGAATAAAGATTATTCTTCTTGTCCGACCCTAACTGCTAATACATCGCAGCTTGCTCCATGTAAAACAGCGTTGGCAGTTGAGCCTAGCAATAAGGCTAAGCCTTTGCGGCCGTGGCTGCCCACAATAATGAGGTCTGCAGCGATGCTTTCGCTTAGCTCGTGGACCTGAGAGTCTGGTCGCCCGCTGAGTAAGTGATAATGCTCTGCAGGTATATTGGCGCGGGCTGCATACTGTTGCAGTGCCTCTTCAGCTTGGGTTTGTAGCTGTTCTTGCACGCTGGAGAAATCCATAGGAATGTCGCCGCCATAAGCGAGGTTTAAGGGCTCCACTACGTGCACTAAATGAAGCTCGGCGTTGTCACTCGCTGCCATAGCAATTGCGCGAGTTAGGACCGCATCAGCCTCGTCAGATAGATCAATTGCCGTAAGAATACGCTTGTAATTTGCCATCTCATTCACCTTTTGTAGTCGCAATTTACCCTGCTATTAAGGTATAAAGCCTGCCATCTGTCCAGTCAACTCGTTGGAGTGATTAAATGGGGTGGTTAATAGCTGTAGTTGTCATTGGGTTTATGTTGGCCCCAGTGATGTGGATATTACCTTCACGACGGCAAACTCAGCAGGCGCAAATACGTACCCATGCGCGCTCACTGGGATTGTCCGTAAAAGTGGTGGCAATGCCAAAAACACGAAGGGCAAAAGTTCGGCGTGAAGAAGATGTGTTTGGGGTGTGTTATAGCCGTTTTTTACCTAATTCAAAGTCAATAGGTAGTTGGAAGTATTGGTTGATTGACGTGGCAGAAGATGAGGATGAGGATGATACCTTGTCGCTTGATGCTGATCTGTTACAAACCATCAAAAAATATCAGCATTTGCTACCTCGCGACGCAAGCATGCTTGAATTAACACCGCTTGGCCTCAATATTTATTGGCGAGAGGTGAATGCTAGCGCTGATGTAGTAACAAACATTAGCGAATGCTTTGACGCCATAATTAGTGATACTGGTCTTGAAAATGGAGTAAAGCGTAGTGAGTAGTCAAGCGGGGAGCAAAAACTTGGCGCCAGGTGTGTATCGCCATTACAAAGGTGGGGAGTATCAGGTCTACGACGTTGCTACTCACAGTGAAACAGAAGAATTAGTTGTAGTTTATAGACCGCTCTATGGCGAAGCAGCTTTATGGGTTAGGCCGTTTGAAATGTTCGTGGAACTCATTGAATTTAAAGGAAAAACTTTACCTAGGTTTGAGTTTGTTAGACCAGCTAATGACGCAGGGTTATAAGCCGTTAACAAGGGTAGGGGTTTCATTTCGCCCTTGACCCTAGCTGAATGAACACTTATATATGTCGCCTCTCGCCGTTAAGGCGTCACACGTTTACATAAATTTTTGAAGGATAATATGGGCAAATCTTTAGTTATTGTGGAATCGCCGGCAAAAGCGAAGACCATTAACAAATACCTGGGTAACGATTACATCGTGAAATCCAGTATTGGCCATATCCGCGATTTACCTACTAGTGGTAGCAGTAAAGCGACGCCTGTAGATGCCAAGCAGCGAGCTAAAGCTGCCGCTCTCACGCGAAAAATGTCCCCTGAAGAAAAAGCTATCCACAAAAAGAATAAGGCGCGCGAGCAACTGGTTGGTCGTATGGGTGTGGACCCAGACAATGATTGGAAGGCTCATTATGAAATATTGCCCGGCAAGGAAAAAGTGGTTAATGAGTTAAAGAAGCTTGCTGAAAATGCTGACACAATCTACCTCGCGACGGATTTGGACCGCGAGGGAGAGGCCATTGCATGGCATTTACGTGAATCTATTGGCGGCGATGATAGCCGATATAAACGTGTCGTATTTAATGAGATAACCAAAAAGGCAATACAGTCGGCTTTTGAAAGCCCTACAGAATTAGATATTGATAGGGTTAATGCCCAGCAGGCCCGACGCTTTTTAGATCGGATTGTTGGCTATATGGTCTCTCCGCTGTTGTGGGCAAAAATAGCGCGGGGCTTATCTGCTGGGCGTGTGCAATCAGTTGCAGTGCGCTTGATCGTAGATCGAGAAAAAGAAATAAGAGCGTTTATACCGGATGAGTACTGGCAGATTCATACTGACAATACCGCCAAGTCAGGCAAGTTGCGCCTAGAGCTTAAAAAACAAGCCGGTGTGGCATTTCGGCCAGACAATGAAAAAGATGCCATGGCGGCAGCCTCTGCTTTAGAACAGGGGCAGTTCAAAGTCAGTGCTAGAGAAGACAAGCCCACTAAGAGCCACCCTAGTGCGCCTTACATTACCTCGACACTCCAGCAGGCGGCGAGCACTAGGCTAGGCTTTGGGGTCAAGAAAACGATGATGATGGCTCAGCGGCTTTATGAGGCCGGCTACATCACCTATATGCGTACAGATTCTACAAATTTAAGTGCTGATGCTGTCGCTGCTTGTCGGGATTATATTTCTGGCAATTTCTCAAACAAGTATTTGCCCGATTCTCCTCGCTCTTATTCAAGTAAAGAAGGGGCTCAAGAGGCACATGAGGCGATTCGACCCTCTGATGTCAACGTTGAGCCAACGCAATTGGCAGGGATGGAGCGTGACGCTGAGCGACTATACACCTTAATTTGGCGGCAATTTGTGGCTTGCCAAATGGTGTCAGCGGACTTTACCAGCACCTCGATTACCGTTACCTCCGGAGAATTTGAGCTTAGAACCCGAGGCCGAGTTGTACGATTTGATGGCTTTATGAAAGTGCAGCCACCTGTAGCCGCTAAAAAAGAAGAGGATCAAGAATTACCCGATGTAAAAGTCGGTGAAGTTTTAGCATTGGTGAAAGTGGACCCGACTCAACATTTTACCAAGCCTTCACCGCGTTATTCCGAGGCCGCTCTAGTTAAAGAATTGGAAAAACGAGGTATAGGTCGCCCCTCTACCTACGCCTCAATCATCTCCACCATTCAGGATCGTGGCTACGTAAAAGTCGAAAACAGACGTTTCTATGCAGAAAAAATGGGCGATATTGTCACTGATCGCCTGGTAGAAAGTTTTAGTAATCTTTTGGATTATAGTTTTACCGCTAGAATGGAAGAATTGTTGGATGCGGTAGCTGCCGGGGATAAAAACTGGAAGTTGCTGCTAAACGAATTTTATGTCGATTTTCGCAAAACCTTAGAAACTGCCGAAGCCGCTGATGCCGGTATGCGCCAAAACACACCCACGGGGACGGACATTAAGTGCCCAAATTGTGGTCGTGATATGCAGATTCGCACGGCGAGTACAGGGGTGTTTTTGGGCTGCTCGGGCTATGCTTTGCCGCCAAAGGAGCGTTGCAAGAAAACCATTAACCTCGTTTCTGG contains:
- the rlmB gene encoding 23S rRNA (guanosine(2251)-2'-O)-methyltransferase RlmB; the encoded protein is MSDSQYQQRKAFFDQLLTIYGRKPVLEALQDPAILIYKLHLASSNREDGIIREIKTLAEQRQIDIEIHDRKALSRISKNGKQDQGIAADLQLSAYQPTSTITKTELSNNKRRYIALDRITNPQNMGMIIRTVAASGIDGIILPRKGGAPLNALVIKASAGTLFRAPLFYCENLAQELLRMQADGAALYGLSSHAKQSIFDNDSNQSQIYILGNETDGVSKAITANCDTMLKIPMHNGVESLNVAITAALIAFLGR
- a CDS encoding ammonium transporter, whose amino-acid sequence is MKTVKLWRPVHGISVLMLLLAPQWGFSAEIDGANTAWVLTSTALVLFMTLPGLALFYGGLVRSKNVLSVLMQCFSITCLASLLWVALGYTMAFSEGTAFVGGLSKAFLAGVTESSVSGDIPETIFIMFQMTFAIITPALIVGGFAERIRFSAVMVFSALWLLAVYAPVTHWVWGGGWLAEMGLLDFAGGTVVHITAGVAALVAALVLGKRQGFGQMALPPHNLTMTFIGAGMLWVGWFGFNAGSALAANGDAGMAMLVTHLSAAVGCLTWSFIEWVRYGKPSALGAVTGMVAGLGTITPASGYVGPAGAMVIGLSAGVVCFYCTLWIKQVFKIDDSLDVFPVHGVGGILGTFMAGIFASSELGIFSGQGLAEGVTIASQLKVQLIGIGATFAYTAVVSWVLFMVIDKFIGLRVSSDEEAQGLDITCHNEVGYDL
- a CDS encoding glutaredoxin family protein, with amino-acid sequence MKEFRLYGTSACHLCELAEAILAQLLVEQTHWQIELIDIADDDATLEKYADTIPLLKRFDGNVLCWPFDTSSVMQFAEET
- a CDS encoding MOSC domain-containing protein, with protein sequence MALTVTSLWRYPVKSMVGESLARLEVNKWGPNLDRRWMLVDTRHRFVSQRQLPMMSRLSALLTERGVRIQLVSDPGHGIDVAQPTDGQCYDVSVWSDTCSAIDAGDAPAAWLSDVLGQSVRLCFMPDDYLRQVDTAFAPIGAQVSFADGFPFLLCSTASLAALSKSLGRTLEMERFRPNIVVTGSEAFAEDAWRRLRIGDVEFDLVKPCARCAIPTINLDNGVREPDVFRMLRRERTRDGQVFFGQNLLHRGDGSITLGQEVEILK
- a CDS encoding transglycosylase SLT domain-containing protein, whose amino-acid sequence is MKRLITFFIALSTLISQAHADLSLDESRLLYREAITEISRGRLANAEKLIPKLNNYPLLPYLELELIKAQINNVSPQTIDVYLQQYGDTIVGQRLRISWLNKLRRSRDWPRYVHYYKKNSSKTGSCLYAYALRQIGDHAEADAVIAKTWQTPYSLPKECDPPISQWMARLTQTQKENQYIIRAELALKKGQTDMARYLLGKVTGSDQYIELLRKPARLHQIGSNLPPSGLSQEVAVHTLKRLARGDFEKTNTLWHQLEHNLHFTAAQNYALRDSMARQTIASDADYTRDWITATDPNHEDPYLTEWRIRLALKDRDWIAVQKTIPFLPPEKREKADWRYWWARADIELNGELSVSTQLVLQQLAAERGYYSFLAADILNEDYQLASTRTVDASLLEEIKQHSAIIRARELYLLGEHFTATLEWNYGMRSLNTTEKVAAAQLALNWGWSHQSIMTAIRAGEWDDLTLRFPTPYKNTFSEIAKRENIELKWIYAIARQESAFSPSANSSVGARGIMQLMPGTARTVARQMGIAKPRTADLVTPEKNIAMGGFYLGQLQEQFGGNRILATAAYNAGPTRVERVLLRQKGDLPADIWIENLPYGETREYIKNVLAFSVIYADKLKLDRPLLASHERIIGPANAATAQKN
- a CDS encoding ATP-binding cassette domain-containing protein; protein product: MPLLRATQLQHSIGQQIVLDNAELQLEAGDRVCLLGRNGCGKSTLLRIVDGNTTVDSGDIWRQPGVKVARMEQTLDFASPEETIYDVVADGLAGLGKTLRRYHELISSDMGDKELNELEKLQREIEVNDGWLFQQRIENILSRLELDADATVASLSGGWRRRVALARALVCEPDILLLDEPTNHLDLDGILWLEQCVMSFQGCVLFVTHDRALIEKLATRIIELDRGILTNYDTNYVRYLELKEHALEVEAEQNALFDKRLAQEEVWIRQGIKARRTRNEGRVRALEKMRSERSQRRVITGSASLSVNQGDKTGKVVAELTEVSFEVPGKLLVDKLSLLICRGDKLALIGPNGAGKTTLLRLILGELAPQAGTVKAGTKLQVAYFDQLRDRLDEDKRVVDIVGQGRDSVTINGKDRHIMSYLGDFLFTPERARSHFGVLSGGERARVQLACLFSQPANVLVMDEPTNDLDMETLELLESLLVEFTGTVLLVSHDRSFVDSVASSCLLFEGNGQISEHVGGYTEVSNYMARTAAQQKSATASKAAAPVTSTIEAKPALKGKKLSYKDQRELDGLPAKIEKLEAEIAELGELAGAPEFYQQDAEKVTKHLDQLANVQRELDECMDRWLELAE
- a CDS encoding universal stress protein encodes the protein MANYKRILTAIDLSDEADAVLTRAIAMAASDNAELHLVHVVEPLNLAYGGDIPMDFSSVQEQLQTQAEEALQQYAARANIPAEHYHLLSGRPDSQVHELSESIAADLIIVGSHGRKGLALLLGSTANAVLHGASCDVLAVRVGQEE
- a CDS encoding DUF1653 domain-containing protein encodes the protein MSSQAGSKNLAPGVYRHYKGGEYQVYDVATHSETEELVVVYRPLYGEAALWVRPFEMFVELIEFKGKTLPRFEFVRPANDAGL
- the topA gene encoding type I DNA topoisomerase, with the protein product MGKSLVIVESPAKAKTINKYLGNDYIVKSSIGHIRDLPTSGSSKATPVDAKQRAKAAALTRKMSPEEKAIHKKNKAREQLVGRMGVDPDNDWKAHYEILPGKEKVVNELKKLAENADTIYLATDLDREGEAIAWHLRESIGGDDSRYKRVVFNEITKKAIQSAFESPTELDIDRVNAQQARRFLDRIVGYMVSPLLWAKIARGLSAGRVQSVAVRLIVDREKEIRAFIPDEYWQIHTDNTAKSGKLRLELKKQAGVAFRPDNEKDAMAAASALEQGQFKVSAREDKPTKSHPSAPYITSTLQQAASTRLGFGVKKTMMMAQRLYEAGYITYMRTDSTNLSADAVAACRDYISGNFSNKYLPDSPRSYSSKEGAQEAHEAIRPSDVNVEPTQLAGMERDAERLYTLIWRQFVACQMVSADFTSTSITVTSGEFELRTRGRVVRFDGFMKVQPPVAAKKEEDQELPDVKVGEVLALVKVDPTQHFTKPSPRYSEAALVKELEKRGIGRPSTYASIISTIQDRGYVKVENRRFYAEKMGDIVTDRLVESFSNLLDYSFTARMEELLDAVAAGDKNWKLLLNEFYVDFRKTLETAEAADAGMRQNTPTGTDIKCPNCGRDMQIRTASTGVFLGCSGYALPPKERCKKTINLVSGDDFVSIDSDDDEAESKLLRAKKRCQLCNTAMDSYVIDESRKLHICGNNPDCSGHEIEEGSFKVKGYEGPLIECDKCGSDMQLKTGRFGKYFGCTNEECKNTRKLLRSGEAAPPKMDPVPMPELACLKVDDHYILRDGASGLFLAASAFPRNRETRAPLVKEILPHRDEIDEKYAFLFDAPVSDKEGRDTVIRYSRKTKEQYVQTEVDGKPSGWSAFFEGGKWVVREKAAKKAKPKAKASK